The Staphylococcus sp. 17KM0847 DNA segment CTTCATATTGCGTTCTACCGCTTCAGGATTTGCATAGCTATCTACTTGTACTGAATGGTCAATAACTAAGTCTACAGGTACTTCTGGATTAATTTTTGATAAATCTCCACCCACATCATTCATTGCCTTACGTAAGGATGCTAAATCCACAACTGCTGGTACACCTGTAAAGTCTTGTAAGATAACACGTGAAGGCTTGAAAGGGACTTCACCTTTAGTATTTTCTTTACCGAATGTCGCTAAGGATTTAATATGATCTTCTGTAATAACAAAGCCGTCTTCTTGACGCAATACAGACTCTAATAATACACGTATAGAATATGGTAAGCGACTAATTTCAGTTAAACCATTATTTTCTAATGATTTTAAATCATAGTATGTGACATCTTTTCCATTCACTTGAAATGACTTTTTTGCTTGTTCTTTTAAATTTGCAGTCATCTAAATATCCCCCTTGAATTTTTATATGCCGTTTATTTAATTGTATTATTAACTTCTAATGAAAACAACTAGATAGACACTGATTTCGCTCGTTTAGAGTTTTGTCTTTTTAATTAGATATTATAACTTTTAATTATCTATATATCTTTTAGTTATAAGTATACGTTATTAATTGAGAATGATTTTCAATAAATGTCTATTAAAAAGCGATTAAGACTTTTCTATGTGTCTTAATCGCTTTTAACAAGAGCTATACTCATATTATATTATTATTTCTCTTTATCTCTTAAATCTTTGCGTTTTGAAATTAATTCATCTTCATAATCTTGCTGAGATTGTGCGACATATTCTTTCAAACGATGTTTATTAGGTGTAAGTGTTAAGCCAAGGAACTTACGCTCTTTATTCGCATCTTTATAGAAACTGATCATCATCAAGATGACAACAATAGAGAAAGGTAGCGCACTGATAATCGCCGCACTTTGTAGCGCATTCAGTCCTGCATCACCATCGCCGCCACCTGATAACAATAAGACAAACGCAATCAATGATTGTGCTACACCCCATGTTACTTTAACAAATGAACTTGGGTTTAATGAACCATTGGTTGTTTGCATACCTAATACAAACGTCGCAGAGTCTGCTGATGTAATAAAGAATGATGCAATAAGTAATAACGCAATAATAGATAAAACCATGCCCATTGGTAAGTGGTTAAACACACCGAATAGTTGTGTTTCTACCGACATATCAAAAATTTCTTTATGTTTTTTAGCTGTTTCAATACCTAATACACCGAATACACTAAACCATAAGAAACTTACAATAACTGGTACAAGTAATACACCAGAAATAAATTCGCGAATTGAACGTCCTTTAGATACACGTGCAATAAATACACCTACGAACGGACTCCAACTCAACCACCAACCCCAATAGTATAATGTCCAATCTGACATCCATTGGCTCTTCTGTGGATTGGTTGCGGCAGTATCAAAACTACTAAATAAGAACGAATCCAACAAACTACCTGTTGAACTTGTAAACATATTTAAAATAAGAATGGTAGGACCTGCAATTAAGGCTGCAAGCATTAACAATGTTCCTAAACCAATATTTAAGTTACTTAAATATTGAATACCTTTATTGAGTCCTGACCATGCACTCATAATGAATAATACTGTTACAACAACGATAATAATAGCTTGAGTTACAATATTATTAGGTATACCGAAAAGGTAATTTAGCCCACCTGCGATTTGTAATGCACCCATACCAAGTGATACTGCTACACCAATAACCGTAGCAAATACAGCTAATACATCAATTAATGTACCAATAATACCGTCTACATAATCTCCCAAAATAGGTCTTAATGTTTTAGACAATAAGCCGGGTTCACCTTTTCTAAATTGTGCATACGCTAATGCCAATGCAACGACACCATATACCGCCCATGCATGGAAACCCCAATGGAAAAATGTTGAACGTAAAGATTCAGTGAAAGCTTTTGTAGTCATCGGATCAGCATTAGGCGGTGCTGCAAAATGAGATAATGGCTCAGCTGCACCATAGAATACCAATCCAATACCCATTCCTGCACTAAATAACATCGCAAACCATGAAACTGTATTGAATTCCGGTTTATCATTAGGACGTCCCAACTTTAACTTTCCAATTGGGCTAAAAATCAAGAAAATACAGAAAAACACGATAATTGTAGTTAAGATTAAATAGTACCATCCTAATGTATCTGTAATCCATAGTTTTATATCATTCGCAACTTCACCAAATTGCGTTGGAATAAATACACCTATTAGCACAATCGCAAATACAATGATCGAGCTAATTAAAAAAACAGGTGAAAACTTCTTACCATTTGGTTCTGGATTTGAAGCATTCATAAATTAACATACTCCCTTTCATTATTAAATTTTAACAATCAAGTCCTTTTAATTTATATACCCTCTTTTCATGAGGTTTAAAATTAAAAACTATAACCATAACATATACCATAACAAAACAATCGATTATAATCAACGTAGTGTAAAATGGAAATAATATATTTTCAAAAAGTGTATTGTTTTAATTGTAATTTGATGTATAATATTTTTTGTTAATTTTAGTAATAAATAGAGAGGAGTTAACAAAAAATGTTTAAAGAATTTAAAGAGTTTGCACTAAAAGGAAATGTACTCGACTTAGCTGTTGCCGTAGTTATGGGGGCAGCATTCAATAAAATTGTAACATCTTTAGTTGAAAACATTATCATGCCTTTAATCGGTCTATTATTTGGTGAAATCGACTTTGCTAAAAACTGGTCACTATACGGCATTAAGTATGGTATCTTTATTCAGTCTATTATTGATTTTATCATTATTGCATTTGCATTATTTATCTTTGTTAAAATTGCAAACACTGTTGTGAAACCGAAAGAAGAAGA contains these protein-coding regions:
- a CDS encoding BCCT family transporter, translating into MNASNPEPNGKKFSPVFLISSIIVFAIVLIGVFIPTQFGEVANDIKLWITDTLGWYYLILTTIIVFFCIFLIFSPIGKLKLGRPNDKPEFNTVSWFAMLFSAGMGIGLVFYGAAEPLSHFAAPPNADPMTTKAFTESLRSTFFHWGFHAWAVYGVVALALAYAQFRKGEPGLLSKTLRPILGDYVDGIIGTLIDVLAVFATVIGVAVSLGMGALQIAGGLNYLFGIPNNIVTQAIIIVVVTVLFIMSAWSGLNKGIQYLSNLNIGLGTLLMLAALIAGPTILILNMFTSSTGSLLDSFLFSSFDTAATNPQKSQWMSDWTLYYWGWWLSWSPFVGVFIARVSKGRSIREFISGVLLVPVIVSFLWFSVFGVLGIETAKKHKEIFDMSVETQLFGVFNHLPMGMVLSIIALLLIASFFITSADSATFVLGMQTTNGSLNPSSFVKVTWGVAQSLIAFVLLLSGGGDGDAGLNALQSAAIISALPFSIVVILMMISFYKDANKERKFLGLTLTPNKHRLKEYVAQSQQDYEDELISKRKDLRDKEK
- the mscL gene encoding large conductance mechanosensitive channel protein MscL; translation: MFKEFKEFALKGNVLDLAVAVVMGAAFNKIVTSLVENIIMPLIGLLFGEIDFAKNWSLYGIKYGIFIQSIIDFIIIAFALFIFVKIANTVVKPKEEEEEIEENTVLLTEIRDLLRNK